From the Lactuca sativa cultivar Salinas chromosome 9, Lsat_Salinas_v11, whole genome shotgun sequence genome, the window AATTGTGAACACTAAATTAAAGGGGTTTTCAAGTTGTTTAAGAATTAAGATAAATAGATTTAACTTAAAAATCTTTACCTGAGCTAGGATAGGGTTACTAGCATCATCAAATGGTGTGGGGCGCATCTTTTTTTTGGGATTAGGTtcatcatcaaaatgttcttcAGGGTCAATTGAATCAGGAGGCCCCACATATTGTTCTCCAAAAGGAAGCTTAATAAAACGATCTACACATTCTTTTTCACTTCTACCAACAACATGTTCAGACACCTTCTTCCAATCATCACCATAATGCATAACTGCTTCTAGAAGGTGCAAAGTTTCTTTCTCACTCCAATCTGTCTTCACCTCTTCACTAATCTCCACTCTTTTAAAATCTGCAGTGTTAACTCCAGCTCGAACATAACACCTTGCACAAAATGTTGTATCTTTCTGTAAAACAAAAAGAAAGTGGTAAAAACGTAAAATACTTTGTTAAAAGAATCATTCATAATGTGATTAAGGATTCAAGTTATACCTTAATGTTGGAAAAACATGCAATGGTGCAAAGGGAATTGCAACTACTGCAAAATTTCTTCTTTGGAACACCGGAATCAGGAACGGAATTGGTGATTCCAGTTCCGGGATCGGTGTTTTGCTGTGAAGAAGTGGAAACGTTTTTACTCTCTTTATCTTCCCATTTCAATTGAGCTTTTGTGATAGGTGAACCAAAGTAATTGATTAAACCCCATGTTTCCAAGAAATCAAAAACCTTTCTTACGGACCCCACGTCTCCTATAATGGTCTTTCGGGCTTCTGTGAATGTGATTTTTGGCATGGGGTTTTCTTTAGATGGAGGGGTTTCTTTCATACTGTCTCTAAACTTTTTGATTATTGCATTTCTGTAGTATTTATAAACTTTTGGGGTTTTAGAGGGTGATTTCCCATCGAAAAATTCTGGGAGCATTCTAGTCTCACATTCATGAATGTTGTTCCAAGAGAACCACCCTAAACAAAGAGTAGAAGTTAATAAgatgatgaaatcaattacaCCCATATAGAAAATCTCATGAAGAAGACAATAAAGTGAGCAGTTTTTAGCAAGTTAATTAGACTTTTTTCAAATGAAGTGTACCCAAAACTAATTCCCTTTATAAAGAAGATTAGCAGTTTGATTTTGGAAGTCGAAATTAACTTGTTTGAAATCACGAGTCAAAATGCATATGCTTTTTCTATAATGGAGGAAGTGATAAATGACTTTTACTAAAAACTAACTGATAGAAAGAACCCTAATATTTGGGGGGAAACAACCCTAGCAACATCTCAATGTTGGTAATTCAAACTTTATCGAGTTTTCCAGCTATCAAACCTAAATAAATAAGCACCACATAAAGAATACAACTTGAAACCCTAGATTTTATTTCTAGCAACCTCATTGTAATCACTACAGAAGCGATTGAAAAGAGAGTGAATCGTGTCATGGGCTTACTGGAATAACTAGGGACGTGGATGACATCGGAGTCAGGTACGGAGTAAGTTTCACGCGGCCGTGAATTGACGGTGGCGGGAGTGGTTGTTTGCTTGGAATCGGTGGTGGGAATGGGAGGAGCGGAGGTGGGGTTGGGAGGAGTAACGGGATTTGGGGATGAATCGAGAGGTTGAAGCTTTTGATTTTCGGGTGTGGGGGTAGCTTCGGATGTGGGTTTGGGTGGTTGAGCTTGCGGCTTCAATGGAGTTTCACCACCGCCGGAGCTTGTCGCCATTAGTATTCGAACGCCGATGCACGGGGGAGAAGGGGAGAGCGAGAGATGTGTTAACGGTTGAAAACGGGTCGTTCGATAATTACTGTTAGATACTTGATCTCGCCGTTAATTATTAGCTCATCGGTATTTTACCAAAGGAAATTCGAGTCTTTTGTCTCGAAATATTAtctttttacaaggaaaacgctAGGGTAGGAAAAAAAATTTCaccttttttataacttttttggGTTATTGATTTTAGGGGTAATCAAATTATTCTAGATGCATATATATTCTAAATACTACTAGAAATTATTCAATACATGTAAATTTTCGATCAGACGCGAtcatttttctaatttttataacatatggaccatttacaGAGAtaattttatactttattttctatACAGAAAGCAaaccggtatatatatatatatatatatatatatatatatatatatatatatataccggttTGCTTTCTGTatagaaaataaagtataaaattaTCTCtgtaaatggtccatatgttataaaaattagaaaaatattcATATGCAAATGGTCGATATGCttataaaaattagaaaaatgaTCGGCGTCTGATCGAAAATTTACATGTATTGAATAATTTCTAGTAGTATTTAGACTAAGAAACGGAATATATGCATCtagaataatttatatatatatatatatatatatatatatatatatatatatatatatatatatatatatatatatatatatagagggaagagttatatggaaaatgaatgattagggcaacacatatttgaaccaatgaaaacatgacaacacacttccacaataacttccacaatacattacttgtgaataaaaaaatggacacgtgtcatttgattattggtgccggtagatgttgccctagttatttgttttccatagaactcattcctatatatatatatatatatatatatatatatatatatatatatatatatatatatatatatatatatatatatatatatatatatataggagggttcaattgagaaagaATAAagattgagaatgggggaatcattctcagccaatcatttaattAGCACCTTAACATAAAatacacggtggcaaacttg encodes:
- the LOC111876607 gene encoding SWI/SNF complex subunit SWI3B, which encodes MATSSGGGETPLKPQAQPPKPTSEATPTPENQKLQPLDSSPNPVTPPNPTSAPPIPTTDSKQTTTPATVNSRPRETYSVPDSDVIHVPSYSRWFSWNNIHECETRMLPEFFDGKSPSKTPKVYKYYRNAIIKKFRDSMKETPPSKENPMPKITFTEARKTIIGDVGSVRKVFDFLETWGLINYFGSPITKAQLKWEDKESKNVSTSSQQNTDPGTGITNSVPDSGVPKKKFCSSCNSLCTIACFSNIKKDTTFCARCYVRAGVNTADFKRVEISEEVKTDWSEKETLHLLEAVMHYGDDWKKVSEHVVGRSEKECVDRFIKLPFGEQYVGPPDSIDPEEHFDDEPNPKKKMRPTPFDDASNPILAQAAFLATLSGVEVAEAAASAAVKALTEVNYETSKEILESSADDAKDQDSVTTNGKSNKNSLEGKYLEAKLQLEKEEQDLVKTISDIAEVQAKDIHDKIIRFEEFELQMEKEWQQLQQMQNLLFADQLSILFHKNDGTNRNENMEQKVKTELS